In Lentibacillus amyloliquefaciens, one DNA window encodes the following:
- a CDS encoding SDR family NAD(P)-dependent oxidoreductase, with translation MTFKDKTIVVAGAGGGMGKAVVETLLKENANVVGCDLNIASLEELKGVDQFIGIEGNLLDEEKVKTVFSKAKETFGKIDGLVNAAGIAQNSTPIEQVDLKEWYKIIDINLTMTFLTCREAAGYMKEQGGGSIVNIGSVSVTRPRPGLQSYVASKGAVESFTKALAIELADNRINVNLLHPGPSDTNMLGQFAKEGADIEKMKETVFKDSVPLGRLLKPEDIASSVKFLLSEGAGMVTGSVFHVDGGRNI, from the coding sequence ATGACATTTAAAGATAAAACCATTGTCGTTGCCGGAGCCGGCGGCGGAATGGGAAAAGCAGTTGTTGAAACACTCCTCAAGGAAAATGCGAATGTTGTCGGCTGTGACTTGAATATTGCGTCGCTTGAGGAACTCAAAGGCGTTGATCAATTCATTGGAATCGAAGGGAATCTGCTTGATGAAGAAAAAGTAAAAACTGTTTTCAGTAAAGCAAAAGAAACGTTTGGCAAAATTGACGGGCTTGTTAATGCGGCCGGCATTGCCCAGAACTCGACCCCAATTGAGCAAGTTGATTTGAAAGAATGGTATAAAATTATCGATATTAATTTAACGATGACATTTTTAACCTGCCGGGAAGCTGCCGGTTATATGAAGGAACAAGGAGGCGGTTCGATTGTCAATATCGGCTCGGTTTCAGTGACCAGACCGAGGCCCGGTTTGCAGTCATATGTCGCTTCCAAAGGAGCAGTTGAATCGTTTACGAAAGCATTGGCAATAGAGTTGGCAGACAACCGGATTAACGTGAACCTTCTTCACCCCGGTCCGAGTGACACGAACATGCTTGGTCAATTTGCCAAGGAGGGTGCTGACATTGAAAAAATGAAAGAGACGGTTTTCAAAGATAGTGTGCCGCTCGGACGGCTTTTAAAACCTGAGGATATCGCAAGTTCTGTTAAATTTTTATTATCAGAAGGCGCTGGTATGGTAACCGGAAGTGTCTTTCATGTTGACGGGGGAAGGAATATTTGA
- a CDS encoding sodium/proline symporter, whose product MNLDIIVFFIYLLAMLGIGLYFTRKASSSADHYLLGNRKIGAPVTAISMQSSSMSGFMFMGGPAQAFQEGWHALWYAIGDAGGSIVNLSVLGKRMRRMSQLLGALSPVEYLEKRFESTAVRVYGAVVAIIFLFAYAFAQFIAAGKALEAMSGFSYQMALVIGIGVIVAYTVLGGFLAVAFSGFVQGIIMLIGVSIIGAMVLPQVGGLSGLNAQLAEIDPTYLSIWGKDLIYYGQWGVILGAVLIYAIGYMGLPHVSVKHMSMEGGDTTKNAVLWSAGFNQLFTFTPYILGLSAIIIMPSVSDPEMVIPEMVYMVFPGILAAILLSAIMAAIMSTCDALLMQAGTTLSRDVYSRFINKKSSHKQQLLVSRLCILVGGIVGIVVAVYEPPTVFALVVFAFGVLGNTFMVPYIASVYSKSANKIGVLCAMVGGSVTNIVWELFTFQNATGIHPFLAGVLVSLIAMLVGNKFGTPPSDPILDAFDLAKQNKRIPKKLEKGIFDDLAPEAQSISRFLETNKNTQESAAVNLSTKETGQTTTFDKAYGYPERHSGVRLNLEG is encoded by the coding sequence ATGAACTTAGACATTATCGTTTTTTTCATTTATCTGCTGGCGATGCTGGGAATAGGTTTATATTTTACCAGAAAAGCCTCATCATCAGCGGATCACTATTTATTAGGGAATCGAAAAATCGGAGCACCGGTTACGGCCATCAGTATGCAAAGCTCTTCTATGAGCGGTTTCATGTTCATGGGCGGGCCTGCCCAAGCATTTCAAGAGGGCTGGCATGCACTGTGGTATGCAATAGGTGACGCGGGCGGATCGATTGTGAACTTGTCAGTTTTGGGAAAAAGAATGAGAAGAATGTCACAGCTGTTAGGTGCACTTTCACCAGTGGAATATTTGGAAAAGAGGTTTGAAAGTACAGCTGTTCGTGTGTATGGTGCGGTTGTGGCGATCATATTTCTGTTTGCATATGCATTTGCACAGTTTATTGCTGCTGGAAAGGCGTTGGAAGCAATGTCAGGTTTTTCCTACCAAATGGCTTTAGTTATAGGTATAGGTGTCATCGTTGCCTATACTGTGCTCGGAGGATTTCTGGCTGTTGCTTTCAGTGGTTTTGTGCAAGGGATTATTATGTTAATTGGTGTGAGTATTATCGGTGCTATGGTATTGCCTCAAGTAGGCGGATTATCAGGATTGAATGCGCAGCTTGCCGAGATTGATCCTACATACCTCAGTATTTGGGGCAAGGATTTAATCTATTATGGTCAATGGGGTGTCATCCTGGGTGCAGTGCTTATTTATGCAATTGGGTATATGGGCCTCCCGCACGTCTCTGTTAAACATATGTCGATGGAAGGCGGCGACACGACAAAAAATGCTGTTCTTTGGTCAGCCGGCTTCAACCAATTATTTACGTTCACACCTTATATCTTAGGGTTGTCTGCCATCATCATTATGCCTAGCGTTTCCGATCCGGAAATGGTCATCCCGGAGATGGTTTATATGGTATTTCCAGGCATATTAGCGGCAATTTTGCTCTCAGCTATTATGGCAGCCATTATGTCTACATGTGATGCTTTGCTGATGCAAGCCGGGACAACACTTTCTCGCGACGTTTACAGCCGGTTTATTAATAAAAAATCCAGTCATAAACAACAGTTATTGGTATCCAGATTATGTATTTTAGTTGGGGGCATCGTTGGCATTGTTGTGGCTGTCTATGAGCCGCCAACCGTATTTGCACTTGTAGTATTTGCTTTCGGTGTACTGGGGAACACTTTCATGGTGCCTTACATTGCTTCGGTTTATTCAAAAAGTGCGAATAAAATTGGTGTGCTGTGTGCCATGGTTGGAGGCTCAGTAACCAACATTGTGTGGGAATTATTCACCTTCCAAAACGCGACAGGGATACATCCGTTCCTGGCCGGTGTGCTGGTTTCTTTGATTGCCATGCTTGTTGGAAATAAGTTTGGAACACCACCGTCAGATCCAATTTTGGATGCATTTGACTTAGCAAAACAGAATAAAAGAATTCCAAAGAAATTAGAAAAAGGAATTTTCGATGATTTAGCACCTGAAGCACAAAGTATTTCCCGTTTTCTTGAAACGAATAAAAATACCCAGGAATCAGCTGCTGTAAACCTGAGTACTAAAGAAACAGGGCAGACAACAACGTTTGACAAAGCATATGGGTATCCAGAACGACACTCTGGAGTCAGACTGAATTTAGAGGGTTGA
- a CDS encoding M20 family metallopeptidase, protein MNLTKTDRLKRDYERAVALTQKLVQIPSVYRPEDPEGNEEKVANFTANYLRDLGIDVYVEEVEPGRPNVIGVIDSGKPGKTLIFEGHTDVVTEGDRGSWKYDPFGAEIVDGRMYGRGTNDTKGNLACMITATQSILEDKAEFNGKILLCIPVDEERMMIGIKHFIEQGWADDVDGAIICEPEENQICVAQRGALRIRITVNGKMAHGAISWSGINPNWRLAKIITALEALEKEEQKTHGEHPYLKWPSITPTIVKAPVTGDAQINVIPEKAMTTLDIRTIPSQDHDVLIEKIENIFKNLKEEDKDFDVQYEVIENRPATETDQTEPVVGAVHEAVKKTLNKEPEYNGVPGATDGTFLHIHGVPIVTIGAGDREVPHHINEYVDIRELGETTEIYRQAALNFLNEEGNNNGR, encoded by the coding sequence ATGAATTTAACCAAAACAGACCGATTAAAAAGGGATTATGAAAGGGCTGTTGCATTAACGCAGAAGCTTGTTCAAATACCGAGTGTCTATCGACCGGAAGACCCGGAAGGCAATGAGGAAAAGGTTGCCAACTTTACAGCCAATTATTTACGTGACCTGGGGATTGACGTATATGTTGAAGAAGTAGAACCCGGCAGACCGAATGTAATCGGTGTGATTGATTCCGGAAAACCGGGGAAAACACTCATATTTGAAGGTCATACAGATGTTGTGACAGAAGGTGACCGGGGAAGCTGGAAATACGATCCGTTTGGAGCAGAAATAGTCGACGGGCGGATGTATGGAAGAGGAACAAATGATACAAAAGGCAATTTGGCATGTATGATTACGGCTACCCAATCCATTCTTGAAGATAAAGCGGAATTCAACGGTAAAATTCTCTTATGTATTCCGGTTGATGAAGAAAGAATGATGATCGGCATCAAGCATTTCATTGAGCAAGGATGGGCCGATGATGTTGATGGAGCAATTATCTGTGAGCCTGAAGAGAACCAGATCTGTGTCGCACAGCGCGGTGCCCTGAGAATTCGAATTACCGTGAACGGCAAGATGGCTCATGGTGCTATTTCCTGGAGCGGCATTAATCCGAATTGGCGGCTGGCTAAAATAATTACGGCGCTGGAAGCACTGGAGAAAGAAGAGCAGAAGACGCACGGGGAACATCCTTATTTAAAATGGCCAAGCATCACGCCAACGATTGTTAAGGCACCCGTTACAGGAGATGCGCAGATTAATGTCATTCCGGAAAAAGCGATGACAACATTGGACATTAGAACCATCCCTTCGCAGGACCATGATGTTCTCATCGAAAAAATTGAAAATATCTTTAAAAATTTGAAGGAAGAAGATAAAGACTTTGATGTCCAGTATGAAGTGATTGAAAATCGTCCTGCCACAGAAACAGATCAAACAGAGCCAGTTGTGGGAGCTGTTCATGAAGCTGTGAAAAAAACATTGAATAAAGAACCTGAATACAACGGTGTTCCGGGTGCAACAGACGGCACCTTTCTGCATATTCATGGCGTGCCTATTGTCACAATCGGGGCCGGCGACAGAGAAGTGCCGCACCATATTAATGAATATGTGGATATCCGCGAACTGGGCGAGACAACTGAAATTTATCGCCAGGCTGCCTTAAATTTCTTAAATGAGGAAGGTAACAACAATGGCCGGTAA
- a CDS encoding aldehyde dehydrogenase family protein, translating to MEALKMYINGKWEDGHDKGTINVNNPSTGETMTTIPRGKEDDVDRAVKAAKDTFRSAEWRRVKPFERGRILFGVAAQIKENRDELARLESMDVGKPLTQGYADIDAAIRYFEFYGGAADKVMGDTIPIEDGLIDYVIREPIGVTAHIVPWNYPIQILSRSVAAAIAMGNTVVVKSAEDTPLTATKIAEYFDQTSLPKGVFNHVTGYGYEAGATLSSHPLINHLTFTGSVGTGTAVANAATSNVVPVTLELGGKSPNIVFSDCDIDKAVEGVVKAIIQNAGQTCSAGSRLLIEESFKETFLDKLVDRFKTLSVGPALDDHDLGPILNQKQFDRIMEFISLAERESTVLTGGRRVTYEHYENACYLEPTVIDNLPLDSKAAQEEIFGPVLSVFTFKDEEEAIEMANSTDYGLVTGIWTRDINKAHLLMSRIDSGQVFINNYGAGGGVQMPFGGYKKSGFGREKGWIALYNYTQVKNVAIKFD from the coding sequence ATGGAAGCATTAAAAATGTATATTAATGGAAAATGGGAAGACGGTCACGATAAAGGAACCATAAATGTCAATAATCCGTCCACCGGAGAAACGATGACAACGATCCCCCGGGGAAAAGAGGATGATGTCGATAGAGCGGTCAAAGCGGCTAAAGATACGTTTCGCAGTGCCGAATGGCGCCGTGTTAAGCCCTTCGAACGAGGACGAATCCTGTTTGGCGTAGCAGCACAAATTAAAGAAAATCGGGATGAGTTGGCAAGGCTGGAATCGATGGATGTCGGCAAACCATTGACGCAGGGCTATGCTGATATCGATGCGGCAATCAGATATTTTGAATTTTACGGCGGTGCCGCTGATAAAGTGATGGGTGACACGATACCAATCGAGGATGGGTTGATTGATTATGTGATCCGGGAACCAATTGGTGTAACAGCCCATATAGTACCGTGGAATTATCCGATTCAAATATTATCGCGGAGCGTGGCTGCAGCGATAGCGATGGGCAATACGGTTGTCGTTAAAAGCGCAGAAGACACGCCATTAACTGCAACCAAAATAGCTGAATACTTTGATCAGACAAGCTTGCCAAAAGGTGTCTTTAATCATGTGACGGGTTACGGGTATGAAGCAGGGGCAACTCTATCATCTCATCCGCTGATCAATCATTTAACATTTACAGGCTCAGTCGGAACAGGAACGGCTGTTGCGAATGCTGCCACCTCGAATGTAGTGCCTGTAACGCTTGAGCTAGGAGGCAAATCACCAAACATTGTGTTTTCGGATTGTGATATCGATAAAGCGGTCGAGGGTGTTGTGAAAGCTATTATACAGAATGCCGGCCAGACATGTTCGGCCGGTTCAAGATTGTTGATTGAAGAATCGTTCAAGGAAACATTTTTGGATAAGTTAGTTGATCGCTTTAAAACACTATCGGTCGGACCTGCACTGGATGATCATGACCTTGGCCCGATTTTAAATCAAAAACAATTTGATCGGATTATGGAATTTATTTCATTGGCAGAGCGAGAAAGCACAGTGCTGACCGGCGGTAGACGCGTGACATATGAACATTACGAAAACGCGTGTTATCTGGAGCCAACTGTTATTGATAACCTGCCGCTTGACAGCAAGGCTGCACAAGAAGAAATCTTTGGCCCGGTTCTGTCTGTGTTTACTTTCAAAGATGAGGAAGAAGCGATTGAAATGGCTAACAGTACTGACTATGGTCTTGTTACAGGCATTTGGACCAGAGACATCAATAAAGCCCATTTATTAATGAGCCGTATCGATTCAGGCCAGGTTTTCATTAATAATTATGGTGCCGGCGGCGGGGTCCAAATGCCGTTCGGCGGTTACAAGAAAAGCGGGTTCGGACGCGAAAAAGGCTGGATAGCTTTATACAATTATACACAGGTGAAGAATGTGGCAATTAAGTTTGATTAG
- a CDS encoding Zn-dependent hydrolase, with product MKQQKVLINGERLQDTLEKFADFGRTDNNGVTRLALTEEDKQARNHFEKCCEELGMVVKTDDLGNIYAILEGIENEKPPVVIGSHLDSVKKGGRFDGVLGVLAGLEVVRTMVDHGIKPRISVMVVNFTNEEGARFEPSMMSSGILSGKFDKTDMMNKTDSKGVTFEEALNSIGYAGEEKNRLKEAEAFIEIHVEQGPVLEEESLSIGVVEGVMGMVCYDIEVTGESDHAGTTPMHRRKDALFATNNLITTIREKFQNLDPALVYTVGRMNVQPNIHTVIPNKVSFTIEARHQDTQTIKQVEKVIKEISEMVNSEGCNVKTTRLWDRNTVWFDENVVESMEQSTASLKYPYKRMVSGAGHDAQFIANYIPTGMIFVPSVNGKSHSEDELTTWKDCEKGVNVMLETVLWLSH from the coding sequence ATAAAACAACAAAAAGTACTTATCAATGGCGAACGCTTGCAAGATACGTTAGAAAAGTTTGCTGATTTTGGCCGTACGGACAATAATGGTGTAACGCGTTTAGCCTTAACAGAAGAGGATAAACAAGCAAGGAACCATTTCGAAAAATGCTGTGAAGAGTTGGGAATGGTAGTGAAAACAGATGATTTAGGTAATATATATGCCATTTTAGAAGGGATAGAAAACGAAAAGCCCCCAGTCGTTATTGGTTCTCATTTGGATTCCGTGAAGAAAGGAGGCCGTTTTGACGGGGTCTTAGGTGTCTTAGCAGGTTTGGAAGTCGTTCGTACGATGGTGGATCATGGTATTAAACCTCGGATTTCTGTTATGGTTGTGAATTTTACAAATGAGGAAGGTGCAAGATTTGAACCTTCAATGATGTCCTCTGGAATCCTTTCAGGGAAGTTTGATAAAACTGATATGATGAACAAAACTGATTCTAAAGGCGTTACATTTGAAGAGGCGTTAAATTCCATTGGGTATGCAGGAGAAGAAAAAAATCGATTAAAGGAAGCTGAAGCATTTATAGAAATACATGTGGAACAAGGTCCTGTTCTTGAAGAGGAGTCTTTAAGCATAGGTGTCGTGGAAGGTGTGATGGGAATGGTTTGTTATGACATTGAAGTGACAGGTGAGTCTGATCACGCCGGTACGACACCTATGCATAGACGAAAAGATGCATTATTTGCGACGAATAATTTAATCACAACAATCCGGGAGAAATTCCAAAATTTAGATCCTGCGCTTGTTTATACAGTAGGACGAATGAATGTGCAGCCGAACATACACACAGTGATTCCGAATAAAGTTTCCTTCACTATTGAGGCAAGACATCAAGACACACAAACAATTAAGCAGGTGGAGAAAGTTATAAAAGAGATTTCTGAAATGGTGAATAGTGAAGGTTGTAATGTGAAAACAACCAGGTTATGGGATAGGAATACAGTATGGTTCGATGAAAATGTAGTTGAATCAATGGAACAATCAACTGCTTCATTAAAATATCCATACAAACGAATGGTAAGCGGAGCCGGGCACGACGCCCAATTTATCGCAAATTATATACCAACCGGAATGATTTTTGTTCCAAGTGTGAATGGCAAGAGTCATTCTGAAGATGAGCTGACCACATGGAAAGACTGTGAAAAAGGTGTAAATGTTATGTTGGAAACGGTTTTATGGTTAAGTCATTAA
- a CDS encoding DUF3311 domain-containing protein, with translation MKNKKSTVFFHAAVIIGLIMLETPIVLLANNIEPVFLGLPFLVFWVLFWWLFCTIIFLIAYIKKWGKKKSIR, from the coding sequence ATGAAAAATAAGAAAAGTACGGTGTTTTTTCACGCAGCAGTCATCATTGGATTAATTATGTTAGAAACACCAATTGTATTATTGGCCAACAATATTGAACCAGTATTTTTGGGGCTGCCTTTTTTAGTTTTTTGGGTATTATTTTGGTGGCTGTTCTGCACAATTATTTTTCTGATTGCTTACATAAAAAAATGGGGAAAGAAAAAATCTATTCGGTAG
- the panF gene encoding sodium/pantothenate symporter, with product MNWGVVTPLLIFLLIVFMIGIWSNRKMASSKSFLSDYFLGSREFGGMVLAMTMVATYGSASSFLGGPGAAYSIGFGWVLLAMTQVATGYFVLLVLGKKFAIVTRRYKAVTLIDFLKERYKSTPVVLLSALSIIIFLFSAMAAQWVGGAYLIQSLTGLSYTAALFIFTLSVLIYVIIGGFRAVAITDTMQGVVMFLGTFVLLVAVIMAGGGLSNIFSDLVAENPNFVTPYGQDGQLSAAYISSYWILVGVGVIALPQVTVRAMSYRNTKSMHRAIMIGTVVVGFIMLNMHLIGVFARPVLPGIEVADQVIPLIALDVLPSWLAGIVLAAPLAAMMSTVDSLLLLVSSSVVKDVYINYFKPEASFKHVKKVSMGVTAVIGIVAFLLSINPPELLIFLNLFAFGGLEAAFIWPIVLGLYWKTANKSGAIASMITGIVSYIGIHFYNEAYGDLFGVHTVTVPVFLSLLAFVVFSLIFREPAYEFPKSKLKKEA from the coding sequence ATGAATTGGGGCGTTGTGACACCATTATTAATATTTCTTTTAATCGTTTTTATGATAGGGATTTGGTCAAACCGAAAGATGGCTTCGTCTAAATCGTTCCTTAGTGATTATTTCTTAGGCAGCCGTGAATTTGGCGGAATGGTTCTGGCCATGACAATGGTCGCAACCTATGGCAGTGCTTCAAGTTTCCTGGGAGGACCGGGTGCTGCATACTCCATTGGGTTTGGCTGGGTGCTTTTGGCAATGACACAAGTGGCTACCGGCTATTTTGTTCTACTTGTTCTGGGAAAGAAATTTGCGATTGTTACCAGGCGTTATAAAGCTGTCACGCTTATTGATTTTTTGAAGGAGCGATATAAAAGTACACCTGTTGTTTTATTGTCAGCATTAAGTATCATTATCTTTTTGTTTTCAGCTATGGCTGCACAGTGGGTTGGCGGTGCATACCTAATTCAATCGTTAACTGGCTTGTCATATACTGCAGCCCTGTTTATCTTTACGCTGTCCGTTTTGATCTACGTTATCATTGGCGGCTTCAGGGCAGTTGCGATAACGGATACCATGCAGGGGGTTGTGATGTTTTTAGGGACGTTCGTGCTGCTTGTAGCCGTTATTATGGCGGGCGGCGGTTTGTCCAACATATTTTCTGACTTGGTCGCCGAAAACCCTAATTTTGTCACACCATATGGACAGGATGGCCAGCTGTCGGCTGCTTACATATCGTCTTACTGGATTCTTGTTGGGGTTGGTGTCATTGCTTTGCCACAGGTGACAGTCAGGGCAATGTCTTACAGAAATACGAAATCAATGCACCGGGCTATTATGATAGGTACTGTCGTGGTAGGTTTTATTATGCTTAATATGCATCTAATTGGGGTTTTTGCCAGACCTGTATTGCCGGGGATTGAAGTTGCGGATCAGGTAATTCCGCTGATTGCTTTGGATGTGCTGCCATCGTGGTTGGCCGGGATCGTGCTGGCAGCGCCATTAGCTGCCATGATGTCAACCGTTGACTCGCTACTCTTGCTTGTCAGTTCATCTGTCGTTAAAGACGTTTATATTAACTATTTTAAACCTGAAGCATCATTTAAACACGTTAAGAAGGTAAGTATGGGTGTCACAGCAGTTATTGGGATTGTTGCCTTTCTGTTATCGATCAACCCACCTGAACTGCTTATATTCTTGAATCTATTTGCCTTTGGCGGATTGGAAGCAGCATTTATATGGCCGATTGTACTGGGATTATATTGGAAGACTGCTAATAAATCCGGCGCCATCGCATCAATGATAACCGGTATTGTCTCTTATATTGGCATTCATTTTTACAATGAAGCGTATGGTGATCTCTTTGGTGTTCATACAGTTACCGTACCTGTGTTCTTATCGCTGCTGGCCTTTGTCGTATTCAGTCTTATCTTCAGAGAACCGGCATATGAATTCCCTAAATCTAAATTAAAAAAAGAAGCTTAA
- a CDS encoding sodium:solute symporter family protein, with protein sequence MSVGVFIIFLFLFIPLVVGFIAAARSNNSSSDFFIQGRNMGSVAAFFTVAATWWSSFAFLGSNASFYTEGPVYLTAFAWNILFGYLYYIVGKRVWYLGKKFDYVTPSDFMGDFYDNEKVRIIVGAVVTIFTIPYLQIQLTGGAYLIEVASGGVIPFWLAAFLFYAVIIVYVWVGGIRAIAWTDIIYGAILFFGLLFSGIYISNAVGGPVSMFSEMQRLHPEFLTLPGPDGTAGFSSWISLCIVTALGALMGPQLWLRMYAVKDGQLFNLMPFLIALVAVTYLGSVLISWTGVLEMPGIQNADQVLPIMVTEYMPLALGALILAGGAAAAMSTSNSQIHAVSTVITKDFYQRYNNPKASDKKLTKVSRYAILIFSIIAYFMALFVPGVLVTIGLVAFGGTAQLIVPTLGALFWKRSNANGAIFGLVGGVGITLILTFIPGLNSPLGLNPAMWGLALNIVLFIAVSLATAPRNEKVVDRFDKALTAFKNEEEGTQEANEEKAL encoded by the coding sequence ATGTCAGTCGGAGTATTTATTATTTTTCTATTTTTATTTATTCCATTGGTAGTTGGCTTTATAGCAGCTGCCAGATCAAACAATTCGAGCAGTGACTTTTTTATTCAAGGCAGAAATATGGGCTCTGTGGCTGCTTTTTTTACTGTTGCAGCTACATGGTGGAGTTCATTTGCTTTTTTAGGTTCGAATGCTTCATTTTATACGGAAGGACCAGTATATTTAACCGCCTTTGCATGGAATATTCTTTTTGGGTATCTGTACTACATAGTTGGAAAAAGAGTATGGTATCTGGGGAAAAAATTTGATTATGTTACGCCTTCCGATTTCATGGGTGACTTTTACGATAATGAAAAAGTTCGAATTATTGTCGGAGCAGTTGTCACTATTTTCACAATCCCTTATTTACAGATTCAATTAACTGGAGGCGCCTATCTTATAGAAGTTGCTTCAGGAGGGGTTATTCCTTTTTGGTTGGCGGCATTTCTATTTTACGCAGTTATAATTGTATACGTTTGGGTTGGTGGTATTAGAGCGATAGCCTGGACGGATATTATATATGGCGCAATTTTATTTTTTGGTTTACTTTTCAGTGGTATTTATATATCCAACGCAGTAGGAGGACCGGTTTCCATGTTTAGTGAAATGCAGCGTTTGCATCCGGAGTTCCTGACCCTGCCTGGTCCAGATGGAACAGCTGGATTTTCATCATGGATTTCTTTGTGTATTGTCACTGCACTTGGTGCTCTTATGGGACCTCAACTTTGGTTGCGTATGTATGCAGTCAAGGATGGTCAGCTATTTAATTTGATGCCATTTTTAATAGCCCTCGTAGCAGTTACTTATTTAGGTTCTGTTTTAATAAGCTGGACAGGCGTTTTGGAGATGCCTGGAATTCAAAATGCAGACCAAGTTTTACCAATTATGGTTACGGAATACATGCCATTGGCCTTGGGTGCATTGATTTTAGCTGGGGGAGCAGCAGCGGCAATGTCTACATCCAATAGTCAAATTCATGCAGTTTCAACTGTTATTACAAAGGATTTTTATCAAAGATATAATAACCCCAAAGCTTCAGATAAAAAACTGACAAAAGTTTCGAGGTACGCCATCCTTATCTTCTCTATCATAGCTTACTTCATGGCACTATTTGTTCCAGGAGTTCTTGTTACGATAGGACTAGTCGCTTTTGGAGGGACAGCACAGCTTATTGTTCCGACATTGGGAGCTCTTTTTTGGAAAAGGTCTAACGCTAATGGTGCAATTTTTGGGTTAGTTGGTGGCGTTGGTATAACGTTGATCTTGACTTTTATACCTGGTTTAAACAGCCCGTTGGGTCTTAATCCTGCGATGTGGGGACTTGCACTTAATATCGTGCTGTTTATAGCGGTCAGTTTAGCTACTGCTCCAAGAAATGAAAAAGTAGTTGACAGATTTGATAAAGCGCTAACAGCATTTAAAAATGAGGAAGAAGGAACGCAGGAAGCAAATGAAGAGAAGGCTCTATAA
- a CDS encoding M20/M25/M40 family metallo-hydrolase — MSEEKMLLEFMEKHIDEFMEMLKEAVTLESPTEGNKEDLKKCRDYFERSFSKIGFKCNIVPSNDGRYGDHLLMELGEGDEQVLFVGHYDTVYEKGAFGTMWEQEGTKVWGPGAFDMKGGNVQVFMVAKALKELGMLPENKKIVFLLTSDEEAGSPSSHMHYKELAKKSKASFVMEPTFGDYSGLLTIGRYARGNYTFVAEGKPAHSGQEPEKAESGLKELAQQAIYLESFTDLEKGVTIACTSLNSGNAGWPTVPGVGELTIDARFSSAEIAKEFDSQFQNLKPYNSEVKIRTKGGIEKPPFNEKDPAHKALYESAKKVGKKFDLEMEGFVGRAGTDGNFTASVGSPTLDGMGMSGDFAHQPGKEYINTDDIAVRGAFVASMVLEVLRNK; from the coding sequence ATGTCAGAAGAAAAAATGCTTTTAGAATTTATGGAAAAACATATTGATGAATTTATGGAAATGTTAAAGGAAGCCGTGACTTTAGAATCACCGACTGAAGGTAATAAGGAAGATCTTAAAAAATGCAGGGATTATTTTGAAAGAAGTTTTTCAAAAATAGGTTTTAAATGCAATATTGTGCCAAGTAACGACGGTCGTTATGGGGACCATCTTCTAATGGAATTAGGAGAGGGTGATGAACAGGTTCTTTTTGTGGGTCACTATGATACTGTGTATGAAAAGGGAGCATTTGGGACCATGTGGGAACAAGAAGGTACGAAAGTATGGGGGCCAGGTGCATTTGATATGAAGGGTGGAAATGTACAGGTTTTTATGGTTGCAAAAGCACTAAAGGAGCTTGGCATGTTACCTGAAAACAAAAAAATTGTATTTTTGTTAACTTCTGATGAAGAAGCTGGAAGCCCCTCATCACACATGCATTATAAAGAGTTAGCGAAAAAGAGCAAAGCTTCCTTTGTTATGGAGCCCACTTTTGGAGATTATTCTGGTCTTTTGACAATCGGACGCTATGCTCGGGGGAACTATACATTTGTTGCAGAGGGGAAGCCAGCGCATTCCGGTCAAGAACCCGAAAAAGCTGAAAGTGGGTTAAAAGAACTGGCACAGCAGGCTATTTACCTGGAAAGCTTCACTGATCTGGAAAAGGGTGTAACAATCGCCTGTACTAGCTTAAATAGCGGTAATGCTGGCTGGCCCACTGTACCAGGTGTTGGAGAGCTTACCATAGATGCCAGATTTTCATCAGCCGAAATCGCAAAAGAGTTCGATTCCCAGTTTCAAAATCTAAAGCCATATAACTCCGAGGTAAAAATAAGAACTAAGGGGGGGATAGAAAAACCGCCTTTTAATGAAAAAGATCCTGCTCACAAAGCCCTTTATGAGAGTGCCAAAAAGGTTGGAAAAAAGTTTGATTTGGAGATGGAAGGATTTGTAGGAAGAGCGGGAACTGACGGTAATTTCACTGCGTCTGTTGGCTCTCCAACTCTTGATGGTATGGGAATGAGTGGAGATTTCGCGCATCAGCCAGGTAAGGAATATATTAATACAGACGATATTGCTGTTAGAGGTGCTTTTGTAGCAAGTATGGTGCTTGAGGTTTTAAGAAATAAGTAA